Proteins encoded within one genomic window of Theobroma cacao cultivar B97-61/B2 chromosome 7, Criollo_cocoa_genome_V2, whole genome shotgun sequence:
- the LOC18593162 gene encoding uncharacterized protein At4g26450, giving the protein MHARHRSPGNGYRSSSLGMGLAASRISPETSGRGHGFYNSEYRNFKRGFGRGQSHPKSFQSHPPTPRKGTDIFMEAGRLAAEYLVSQGLLPPSVLPAKWQNGSLKKQMGDYQDYRSQEGDNLHLPPDGRTSALARLGNSTPDLGLGRRRYLDDYNPTGSRNLSKGRRKEGSYRSHSSDWGREYGRSGSWSDRIRGSPDMEIDDDNVSGHHEEPQVGNGLQKPVSSEFAPKSEELDYPEFDDKYNLQDEVGSKASSSSAGKDLKLETDGEPLKSSGDSTNFSTEAGELKDGSNNDETEKEGTMKDLPYQHSSTEDDPSGKTSADLLALCKFAKVPTKTRSSLTLKNLKTDSVSYNEQETVSDIGAPSGTQNALIKENSLGGSSGDMLINKSQDSKCPNSELSKDLSVHSFGDGGDLDHIYGVEQGKCTRSQSFPDRALLHDSEQELVEGMLGLQRSSSMVVVKEKGEKRGLEQRGLMEGAKKPREWLQPVTTKAEFLSFSDFSDKKGGSLEGTASSSEKVGVTDNQEIQDSLVSNTQFPDGDGESSVNYAQEKQLFPNAFKICDLNLMEASDINENHHNDPIIMYSTHSEIKNEAATIDIDLSMSNSNSSGGGNRHTSNCKEIEVIDLENDSIHEDKAVDNLERKSEPIFVSMNGDMTDVSDHYDGLMITEFLGNISSCPSDDINPHPLQNENINPLQTENINPLQNEMGLHNGEGTLGFDDSIYMSLGEIPLSFLPAWEQPPAQEYEKPF; this is encoded by the exons ATGCATGCTAGGCATAGAAGTCCTGGGAATGGCTATAGGTCTAGTTCTTTGGGGATGGGGCTTGCCGCTTCCCGGATATCCCCTGAAACTTCGGGTAGAGGCCATGGCTTTTACAATTCAGAGTACCGCAACTTCAAGCGTGGCTTTGGGCGTGGCCAGAGCCACCCAAAATCCTTTCAATCACATCCGCCAACACCACGCAAAGGCACTGACATATTTATGGAAGCAGGCCGGCTTGCTGCAGAATACTTGGTCTCGCAGGGATTGTTGCCCCCTAGTGTGCTACCTGCCAAATGGCAGAATGGTAGTTTGAAGAAGCAGATGGGTGATTATCAGGATTATAGGTCACAAGAGGGTGATAACTTGCACCTTCCACCAGATGGCCGCACATCAGCCCTTGCTCGTCTGGGAAATTCTACCCCTGATTTGGGATTAGGCAGGAGGAGGTACCTTGATGATTATAACCCAACAGGGTCAAGAAATCTTTCTAAAGGAAGAAGGAAGGAGGGATCTTATCGAAGTCATAGCTCTGATTGGGGTCGAGAATATGGGAGAAGTGGGTCATGGTCAGATAGAATTAGGGGTTCTCCTGATATGGaaattgatgatgataatgTTTCTGGACATCATGAAGAGCCACAAGTTGGTAATGGATTGCAGAAGCCTGTTTCAAGCGAGTTTGCACCAAAAAGTGAGGAATTAGATTACCCAGAATTTGATGATAAGTACAACCTACAGGATGAAGTGGGCTCAAAGGCAAGTTCCTCTAGTGCCGGGAAAGATCTAAAGTTGGAGACTGATGGCGAACCCTTGAAGAGTTCTGGTGATTCTACAAATTTTAGCACAGAGGCTGGAGAGCTGAAGGATGGCAGCAATAATGACGAAACTGAGAAGGAGGGTACCATGAAGGATTTACCCTACCAGCATTCTTCTACAGAAGATGATCCCTCAGGCAAGACTAGTGCTGATTTACTGGCACTCTGCAAATTTGCCAAGGTGCCTACCAAAACGCGTTCTTCCTTGACATTGAAGAACTTAAAGACTGACTCAGTTTCATATAATGAACAGGAAACCGTTTCTGATATTGGAGCTCCCAGTGGTACTCAAAATGCCCTGATTAAAGAAAATTCTTTGGGAGGTTCCTCTGGTGATATgctaataaataaaagtcagGACTCAAAATGCCCTAATTCTGAACTTTCTAAAGACTTGTCTGTTCATTCCTTTGGGGATGGAGGGGACTTGGATCACATCTATGGTGTTGAGCAGGGTAAGTGTACAAGGTCTCAATCTTTCCCTGATAGAGCCCTTTTGCATGACAGTGAGCAGGAATTGGTTGAGGGAATGCTTGGTCTCCAAAGATCTAGCTCTATGGTTGTGGTTAAAGAGAAAGGTGAAAAACGAGGTTTGGAGCAAAGGGGCTTGATGGAGGGAGCCAAAAAACCAAGAGAATGGCTTCAGCCCGTGACTACCAAGGCTGAGTTCTTGTCCTTTTCTGATTTTAGTGATAAGAAAGGAGGTTCACTGGAAGGGACAGCTTCATCTTCTGAGAAAGTTGGTGTGACTGATAATCAAGAGATCCAAGACAGCTTGGTTAGTAATACTCAATTTCCAGATGGAGATGGTGAATCAAGTGTCAATTATGCACAAGAAAAGCAGCTTTTTCCAAATGCATTCAAGATCTGTGACCTTAATCTGATGGAAGCTTCTGatataaatgaaaatcatCATAATGATCCAATTATTATGTACTCTACTCATTCAGAAATTAAGAATGAAGCAGCAACCATTGATATAGATTTGTCAATGAGTAATTCCAACAGTTCTGGTGGAGGAAATAGGCATACAAGTAACTGTAAGGAGATTGAAGTAATTGATCTAGAGAATGATTCTATCCATGAAGACAAGGCTGTTGATAATTTGGAGAGGAA GAGTGAACCAATTTTTGTGAGCATGAATGGTGATATGACTGATGTTTCGGATCATTATGATGGGCTTATGATCACAGAGTTCCTTGGAAATATTTCCAGTTGCCCTTCAGATGATATCAATCCTCATCCCTTGCAAAATGAAAACATTAACCCTCTGCAGACTGAGAACATCAATCCTTTGCAGAATGAGATGGGCCTTCATAATGGAGAG gGAACTCTTGGGTTTGACGACTCCATATATATGTCACTGGGAGAAATACCATTAA GCTTTTTGCCAGCCTGGGAGCAACCACCAGCACAGGAGTACGAAAAGCCCTTCTGA
- the LOC18593163 gene encoding uncharacterized protein LOC18593163 produces MLSIENPPPDPPCPCQFLQLKSGSDEIERPPHKLPLPEVDLLKQPSLDHHHHNHHHTPLPKFSIRNYVFTARSKDIKTNWPFSPKNLQLCLKHGLKDPLPPFQPLDTVRNQSLKRCTVETNPFEKQNTREFDEEPSGSNDDVVLELSNDAHSNHDIAGTCIDNSSCRSGGEHENDLPSTTTSACQSEIDSVLVNKQSNLPLETDTSVEASAEVQATGPFKSQKTENTTRPSGKKCRLIVKFGPHSDRSSTEDIASNCTTVSESMASKVCPVCKTFSSSSNTTLNAHIDQCLSVESTPKWTADSKLTRNRIKPRKTRLMVDVYATAKPCTLEELDRRNGTSWATASNIPRQDSERLEISDEGKKQRVSPIHPEDTGDVGAVYIDANGTKLRILSKFNDVPPVSKVGEDLGPHKSLKGGKGSKFFSTKKKRRHAPKHHKYLKLAPQSRKIFSHKTRSSTIVGGEEGYCGVEESCRSEGPQVTKQIKSSDSRNLRQRVCSKRAGLSRKPNAQARQQPLICKWHVTRDLRVQSDQSHQGDHVVERNCVRKFKISSENPISSPEKCETIEKPVYEAPVIDKRERSFGRKRVRSPLFGARICNNVERSLLPLKQNGNQLSKDHPFVHEDHMVRSLNSGGNCISSLSKKMVDIDANSNPETPVTATTTISQHSFAFKCFRSSPKKNVLAASNRSSMVESRSNLVEKYSTRESQLHFVAEIDEGAMAWCPEVDQECDLVHDGANDQCAGKEITEELSFGGSSVQGTGEQRGRVSISGREITMPLKSIQSAPYCYDHDERENTDSSARGNEDILDKVDGLESVEETVTSLSQSVETKFNKLSNPSKNRSNSLQSIEDYSGPLCGGQGLPDPTRPSLVDKPNMFCAEVDHGIIGQTSNMGGELDSDAAQGNSFPEVDPIPIPGPPGSFLPSPRDMGSDDFQGNSSLTTSRIQSSQDQLDLVDGDSSDSPISAVSTISNSAEARSDLKYAEPSAFIGPPATLERDRSGYSTAKPELLVENGAAVPQTSMGPERTFEGEKFRVHRISMEKRPLIFKNDDQPCCCQRKERSSQSFSLNYQESPLLRRRTMASMMVPATGMQIGTNPNIRHNNLDARPETFSLSSGANLGSEQMVLPTVKTPAGPIPFKGCPDAGVKLSSRSDCDSASPSSSNPILRLMGKNLMVVNKEEDASVPLGQAQSCAQSNCLTPNFPTSSGISSSNIRNQGGLSFHHTMPQGSLIFDQNPNDLVGQSFDVRLTNGYRNRASLATPQTPLQFPAGMVLDEHMDCGFTASMELYKYEGNCNLPTRPNRPKNKLGPAATYDMEKVTTLDCRQRYGDSAVSSKEVIVIDDAPETETNKTADIAKHSEGLRESQLISYGISMPLVPNHIVRHKNPFSRYQSEDSPLIGDPTVVHNNNFHTIPSRRANTSPVRWDCTSEGSGVLQRGPFMAASPSTSHLRSALYYSPSLS; encoded by the exons ATGTTATCCATTGAAAACCCTCCACCAGATCCCCCATGTCCTTGCCAATTTCTACAGCTGAAAAGTGGTAGTGATGAGATTGAGAGACCTCCTCATAAGCTTCCCTTGCCTGAGGTAGATCTGTTAAAGCAGCCATCTCttgatcatcatcatcataatcatcatCATACCCCACTCCCCAAATTTTCTATAag AAATTATGTGTTCACTGCCCGGAGCAAGGATATCAAGACGAATTGGCCCTTTTCTCCAAAAAATTTGCAACTTTGTTTGAAGCATGGTTTGAAGGATCCATTGCCACCATTTCAGCCTCTTGATACTGTAAGAAACCAATCCTTAAAGAGATGTACGGTTGAAACCAATCCATTTGAGAAGCAAAATACAAGGGAATTCGATGAAGAGCCATCTGGGTCAAACGATGATGTGGTACTAGAGTTATCCAATGATGCTCACTCGAACCATGACATAGCAGGTACTTGCATAGACAATAGCTCATGCAGATCCGGAGGAGAACATGAAAATGATTTACCCTCCACAACAACAAGTGCTTGTCAATCTGAAATAGACTCAGTTCTCGTTAACAAGCAGTCCAACTTACCATTAGAAACTGATACGTCAGTGGAAGCATCAGCTGAAGTTCAAGCTACTGGTCCTTTTAAGTCCCAGAAGACTGAAAACACAACCCGGCCCTCGGGCAAGAAGTGCAGATTAATAGTGAAATTTGGTCCCCATTCTGATCGTAGCTCCACTGAAGATATTGCTTCGAATTGTACCACTGTATCAGAATCAATGGCTTCAAAAGTTTGCCCTGTTTGTAAAACTTTCTCGTCCTCTTCCAATACCACCTTGAATGCTCACATCGATCAGTGCCTTTCTGTTGAGTCAACTCCCAAGTGGACAGCGGATTCTAAGCTTACCAGGAATAGAATTAAGCCAAGGAAGACAAGACTGATGGTTGATGTATATGCTACGGCCAAACCATGCACATTAGAAGAACTTGACAGGAGGAATGGTACAAGCTGGGCTACTGCGTCAAACATACCTAGACAGGATTCTGAGAGACTTGAAATATCTGATGAAGGGAAAAAGCAAAGAGTTTCCCCAATTCATCCTGAGGATACTGGTGATGTAGGTGCTGTTTATATTGATGCCAATGGTACCAAACTGCGGATTTTATCAAAGTTTAATGATGTGCCACCAGTGTCAAAAGTTGGAGAGGATCTTGGACCGCACAAATCTTTGAAAGGAGGTAAAGGAAGCAAATTCTTttcaaccaaaaagaaaaggcgCCATGCCCCAAAACATCACAAGTACCTTAAACTTGCTCCTCAAAGCAGAAAAATTTTCTCCCATAAGACCCGCTCTTCAACG ATAGTTGGAGGTGAAGAAGGATATTGTGGAGTAGAAGAAAGTTGCAGGAGTGAGGGCCCACAGGTGACAAAGCAAATCAAATCTAGTGATTCTAGAAACTTAAGGCAACGGGTGTGCTCTAAACGAGCAGGTCTTTCAAGGAAGCCTAATGCTCAAGCTAGACAGCAACCTTTGATTTGTAAATGGCATGTTACTCGAGACTTGCGGGTTCAGAGTGACCAATCACATCAAGGggatcatgtggtggagagaaaTTGTGTTCGcaagtttaaaatttcatctgAAAACCCAATTTCTTCTCCTGAGAAGTGTGAGACGATAGAAAAGCCTGTTTATGAAGCCCCAGTTATTGATAAGAGGGAGCGTTCTTTTGGAAGAAAGAGAGTAAGGAGTCCCTTGTTTGGAGCTAGAATCTGTAACAATGTGGAGAGGTCTCTTCTCCCACTTAAGCAAAATGGAAATCAGTTGAGCAAAGACCATCCCTTTGTACATGAGGATCATATGGTGAGATCTCTGAACTCTGGTGGAAATTGCATATCTTCATTGAGCAAAAAGATGGTTGATATTGATGCAAATAGTAATCCTGAGACACCTGTCACTGCTACTACAACTATTAGTcaacattcttttgcattcaAATGCTTCAGATCCTCACCCAAGAAAAATGTACTGGCTGCTAGCAACAGGTCATCCATGGTTGAGTCTAGGTCAAACTTGGTTGAGAAATATTCAACGAGGGAGAGTCAACTGCATTTTGTGGCAGAAATAGATGAGGGGGCAATGGCCTGGTGCCCTGAGGTAGATCAAGAATGTGATTTGGTGCATGATGGTGCTAATGATCAATGTGCGGGGAAAGAGATTACTGAAGAACTGTCATTTGGTGGAAGCAGTGTCCAGGGAACTGGAGAACAACGAGGAAGAGTAAGTATTTCCGGGAGGGAGATAACTATGCCTTTGAAGAGCATACAATCGGCACCTTACTGTTATGATCATGATGAGAGGGAGAACACAGATTCTTCTGCTCGAGGCAATGAAGATATTCTGGATAAAGTTGATGGTTTGGAATCTGTTGAGGAGACGGTTACTAGTTTGAGTCAGTCAGTAGAAACCAAGTTTAACAAACTGAGTAATCCTTCAAAGAATAGATCCAATTCTTTACAATCTATTGAAGATTACAGTGGACCTTTATGTGGGGGTCAAGGACTGCCGGACCCTACGAGGCCAAGTCTTGTTGATAAACCTAACATGTTTTGTGCTGAAGTTGACCATGGTATAATTGGACAAACTTCTAATATGGGAGGAGAACTAGATTCTGATGCAGCACAAGGGAACTCTTTTCCTGAGGTTGATCCAATACCTATTCCCGGTCCACCAGGTTCATTTTTGCCTAGTCCTAGGGATATGGGCTCTGATGATTTTCAAGGGAATTCATCATTGACAACCAGCCGGATTCAATCCTCTCAAGATCAGCTTGATTTGGTAGATGGAGACTCATCAGATTCACCCATATCTGCAGTGTCAACAATCTCTAATTCTGCGGAAGCTAGGTCAGATTTGAAGTATGCAGAACCATCAGCATTCATTGGTCCTCCTGCAACTCTAGAAAGGGATAGATCTGGCTACTCTACTGCCAAGCCTGAGCTCTTAGTTGAGAATGGTGCTGCAGTTCCGCAGACAAGCATGGGACCTGAAAGAACTTTTGAAGGAGAGAAATTTAGAGTCCATAGAATATCTATGGAAAAGAGacctttgatttttaaaaatgacgATCAGCCATGCTGTTgccaaagaaaagagagatcCTCTCAGAGTTTTTCCCTAAATTATCAGGAGTCACCACTACTAAGGCGACGAACAATGGCTTCAATGATGGTGCCTGCCACAGGAATGCAAATTGGTACCAATCCAAATATCAGACATAATAATTTGGATGCAAGACCAGAAACATTTTCTCTGAGCAGCGGTGCAAATTTAGGATCTGAACAAATGGTTCTCCCTACCGTGAAAACCCCTGCAGGTCCCATTCCTTTTAAAGGATGCCCTGATGCTGGTGTCAAGCTTTCCAGTCGCAGTGACTGTGATTCTGCTAGTCCATCTTCTTCCAATCCCATTCTCAGGCTGATGGGAAAGAACTTAATGGTGGTTAATAAAGAGGAAGATGCATCTGTGCCACTTGGTCAGGCCCAGTCATGTGCCCAGAGTAATTGTCTAACTCCTAACTTTCCAACTTCTTCTGGAATCTCCTCTAGCAATATCCGGAATCAAGGTGGCCTGTCCTTCCATCACACAATGCCTCAGGGTTCTTTAATCTTTGATCAGAATCCAAATGATTTGGTGGGGCAATCTTTTGATGTTCGGTTGACTAATGGCTATAGAAACCGTGCAAGTCTTGCAACACCACAAACACCTTTGCAGTTTCCAGCTGGCATGGTTCTTGATGAGCATATGGATTGTGGTTTCACGGCCTCTATGGAGCTGTACAAGTATGAAGGTAACTGTAATTTGCCAACTCGACCAAATAGACCTAAGAACAAACTAGGTCCAGCAGCAACATATGATATGGAGAAAGTTACAACTTTAGACTGCCGACAACGTTATGGGGATTCTGCTGTTTCCAGTAAAGAAGTCATTGTCATTGATGATGCTCCTGAAACTGAAACCAACAAGACAGCTGACATTGCCAAACACTCTGAAGGATTGAGGGAAAGCCAACTAATATCATATGGCATTTCAATGCCATTAGTTCCTAATCATATTGTAAGGCACAAGAATCCTTTTTCTCGTTATCAGTCAGAGGACTCTCCTTTAATAGGTGACCCAACAGTGGTGCACAATAACAACTTTCA